The Pseudomonas sp. HOU2 DNA window GGGCAACCAGGTAGAGGAAGATCACCTTGTTGATCGAGTTGTATTCGAGGCCGAAATATTCGTGGAAGGTTTGCATGCCTTCCGCCGCTTTGCGTTCGAAGGTCAGACCGAAGAACGTCGGTTTCTCGATGTTGCTGATGCCGTTCGGGCCGCCGGTGATATCGGTCAGGTTGCGCAGGAACAACCGGATGATCTCGCCGAAACCGAGGGTCACGATCGCCAGATAGTCACCGCGCAGACGCAACACCGGGAAGCCCAGCAGGAAGCCGAACGTCGCCGCCATCAGGCCGGCAATCGGCAGGCAGATCCAGAAGCTCAGGCCGTAGTAGTGCGACAGCAGCGCGTAGCTGTAGGCGCCGACGGCGTAGAAGCCGACGTAACCCAGGTCGAGCAGACCGGCCAGACCGACGACGATGTTCAGGCCAAGGCCGAGCATCACGTAGATCAGGATCAGCGTGGCAATGTCCACTGCACCACGGGAGCCGAAGAACGGCCACACCAGTGCACCGAGGATCAGCGCAATGATGATGTAGCGTTGCGTGGTCGGCAGGGTCAGGAAGTTGCTGGCCTTGGCCGGGATCAACGGCAGCCCCGGCGAGGATTTCCAGGCCTTGCTGATCTGCTGGTTGAACAGCACGCGCAGGAACATCAGCACCGAGCACACGGCGATGGTCGCCAGAATGGCCGGGCTGGTGCCGTGCACTTCGAGGTTGATGCCGACGATGGTCAGTTTCAGACCGAGTACCGGGTAGGCCACGGCCCACACCAGCAAGGCACTGAACAGTGCCTGTTTAAGATTCCTAGTCATACTTTCTCAACCTCCGGACGGCCCAGAATGCCGGTCGGACGGAACAACAGCACCAGAACCAACAAGCCGAAAGCCACGACGTCCTTGTACTGGTCGCCGAAGATATCGGCGCCAAAGGCTTCCGCCACCCCGAGCACCAGCCCACCGAGCATCGCGCCGGGGATGCTGCCGATCCCGCCCAGTACCGCAGCGGTGAAGGCCTTGAGGCCGACGAGGAAACCGGCGTTGGGGTTGATCACGCCGTACTGCATGCTCAGCAGCACAGCAGCGACGGCTGCCAGCGCGGCACCAATGACGAAGGTCAGGGCGATGATGTTGTTGGTGTTGATGCCCAGCAGGTTGGCCATCTTGATGTCTTCGGCACAGGCGCGGCAGGCACGACCCAGGCGAGAACGGGAGATGAACAGCGTGAGGCCGAGCATGGCGACCAGAGTCACCACGAACACCACGATTTGCATGTAGGAAATCAGCACTTCATGTGCGCCACCTGGCCCGATGGAGAAGTTGCCGGGGATCAGGTTGGGGATGGATTTGTCCTTGGAGTCTTGCGCGAGCAGAACCGTGTTCTGCAGGAAGATCGACATACCGATCGCGGAAATCAGCGGGATCAGACGGTTGCTGCCGCGCAGGGGGCGGTAGGCGATCCGTTCGATGCTGTAACCGTAGGAACTGGTGACGACGATGCTCGCGATGAACGCGGCGGTCATCAACAGCGGGACGTTGTCGATTCCCATCATGGCCAGCCCGGCGATGGCGATGAACGCCACGTAGGAACCGATCATGTACACCTCGCCGTGGGCGAAGTTGATCATTCCAATGATGCCGTAAACCATCGTATAGCCGATGGCGATCAGGGCATACGTGCTGCCAATGGTCAGGCCATTAACCAGCTGTTGGAAGAAGTGATAGATGTCAGGCATTACAACGCTCCTAAAAACCTGATACGCATTTCACTGGTGGAGTCATTTTCCCGCCCGGCCCCGTGGATCTTTATCCACTTCGAATCCGGGTTTTGCCAGCGAACCGCTGATGACGGTTTTGAGATTTTCAGGTGGGGAGACTGGCGGATCACGCCAGCGCGGCCCATACATTCGTAAAACAAAGCCCACGGCACGCCGTGGGCTTTATTGGCAGTCAGTCAGGGCGCGCCTTACTGAGGCGAAACTTCAGTTTTAGGTTTGCCGAAGTGCCACTCGTAAACCACGAATTTGAAGTCCTTCAGGTCGCCCTTGGCGTCGAAGCTCAGGTCGCCGGTAGGGGTCTTGAAGGTGCCGGCGTGAATGGCTTCGGCCACTTTGGCAGGGTCTTCGGATTTGGCAGCGGCGATACCGCCGGCAATCACTTCAACCGCCGAGTAGGAAGGGAACACGAACGGGCCGCTCGGGTCTTCTTTCTTGGCCTTGAAGGCATCAGCCAGGGCGACGTTGGCCGGATCCTGGTCGAAGGATTTCGGCAGGGTCACCAGCAGGCCTTCGGAAGCGTCCTTGGCGATCTGCGAAATGGAGTCGTTACCCACGCCTTCCGGCCCCATGAACTTGGCTTTCAGGCCTTTTTCCTGGGATTGACGCAGGATCAGACCCAGCTCCGGGTGGTAGCCGCCGTAGTAGACGAAGTCGACGTTGGCTTGCTTGAGCTTGGAGATGATCGAGGAGAAGTCCTTGTCGCCGGCGTTGACGCCTTCGAACACGGCGACTTTCACGCCTTTCTTCTCCAGGGTCGCCTTGACTGCGGTGGCGATGCCTTCACCGTATTGCTGCTTGTCGTGCAGGACGGCAACGATTTTCGGCTTCACGTGGTCGGCGATGTAGTTACCGGCGGCAGGGCCCTGGGCGCTGTCCAGACCGATGGTGCGGAAGACCATTTTGTAACCACGGGCGGTGATGTCCGGGCTGGTGGCAGCCGGGGTGATCATCACGACGCCTTCGTCTTCGTAGATGTCCGAAGCAGGCTGGGTGGAGCTGGAGCACAGGTGACCGACCACGAACTTGACGCCGTCGTTGACGACCTTGTTCGCAACCGCTACCGCTTGTTTCGGATCGCACGCGTCATCGTATTCAACGGCTTCGAGTTTCTTGCCGTCGACGCCGCCCTTGGCGTTGATCTGCTCGATGGCCATTTTCGCGCCACTGAACTGCATGTCGCCGTATTGGGCTACCGGGCCGGTTTTAGGGCCGGCAATACCGATCTTGATGGTGTCAGCTGCGAACGAATGGCTGGCAACCCCGGCCAGAACCATAGCGGCAAACAGTTTGGAAATCTGCTTAGTAGCCTTAGTCATAGTGCTCCACTCTTACTGTTGTAATTTTTTTGAGTTCTGGCGCCGTAGCAGCAGAACCGGGTCAGATATCTTTGCGATACCCTCCGGAAATGCCCCCGGCAACTGTACCGGTACAGTGTAGAGCGCCGGTTGTTGGCCTGGGAAGCGGGCGCCGAGGGGCAAAACTTGGGGGTGTCGCATTTTTGAATGAAAAAGACAGAATTGCGGCGGGGCATTCGTGGGCATATATCCCAATCACCAGCATTCCTTGGCGTTCCTGCTCTTTTCGTTCGGTGAAGCCATTTGCAACCGGGTTTTTCTGCCGGACCACCGACGTTATCATTCGCGTCGATTTCTTTTCCGGACAGTCCCATGAATCAAGAACCTAGCACCCTCTATGCCAAGCTGCTTGGTGAAACCGCATCTATTACCTGGAAAGAGCTGGAGCCGTTCTTCGCCAAGGGTGCCCTATTGTGGGTCGACCCGGCCCTGGATTTGATCGCCGCCGCCGAGGCCGTGGCCGCGGACGATGGCGAGAAAGTCGCCGCCTGGCTGGCCGAAGACAAGGTCGCCAAGCTGTCTGAAACGCGGGCGCTGGATATTTTCGAGCGTGATCCGCAGCTGTGGGCGGTGGTGGTGAGTCCGTGGATTCTGATCCAGGAAAGGGCGGGCGATTCCAACGTTGCACCTTGATGGTGCGAATGGTTGACCGCGAAAAGTGTGTAGCCGAGTAGCGTGATGGCACGTTGCCGTAGAGAAAGGCCACAAGCGTGGGTGGCCTCACGGTGACGTAAACGTAACGGGAACAGTTTATTGAGCAGCCTGAGGGCTGCTTAATTGTTTCTGGATGTTGGTTTGACTGAAATCTTCGGGACATTTGCGGGCCTCATCGCTGGCAAGCCAGCTCCCACAGGTTTTGTGGTGTTCACAAATAGTTGTGTTCACGCAGATCCTGTGGGAGCTGGCTTGCCAGCGATAGGCGCTACTCGGTTGCGGATCAGACCGAGTAAGTCTTCCCGGTATGGTTATTCAGGGAAATAACCTTGGTCTTGCCGATCCGGTGACGGTAGATCTCGCGCAGGTACTTGATCGACTTCTTCACGCAATCGCGCGACAGGCGAATGTCGTTGATCGAGACGAACTTGTCTTTGTCGTTGATCAGCTCGCGGTACTTCTTCTCGTACATCGGTTTGATCGCGTACCAGTTGGTGTCGAGGATCTTCGCCGGATTTTCGAACTCGTTGAGCAAGTCGTCGATGCGGTCTTCGTCGAAGTCCTCATTAATGATGAAGTCGAGGATCGAGTTGTCCAGGGTTTCGTCGAAACGGTACGGGGTCTTGGCGAAGCAGCGCTTGATGAACGCCACGATCAGGGTCAGGAAGTCGTCCGACAGACACGGGCTCTTGGCGATCAGAGTGGTCAGCGACAGGTTGGCCGAGGCGCCGATCACCAGTGCATAGCGCTTGAGCGTGGTGTTGGGGAACAGGCTGTTGAGGTGCGTCTTCAACCGGTTCAGATCCATGTATGACAGCTTGTAGTCTTTGGGCAGCGAGACGATCGAGACTACCGACGAGCAGTTCTTGAAGAAGTGCAGGTCGTGCAACGCGGCGGCGTCGTAGCCGGAATTCTTGTACTGCTCCAGCGAGGCGCGATAGCGCTTGGATTCGATCGGCAGCAGGCTGATGCCTTCGATGGCCTGGGTGACCTTGTTGAAGTGCGGCAGATCGATCGAACGGAAGAACAGGTCGTCGATGTTCAGGCGCTGCGGCTCTTTGTCGAACACCTTGAACTTGTCGCTGCTCGGCGGCGGGGTTTCCGGTACCACTGATTCGGCGTAGGCAATCGCCACCGGGCCGGCCAGGCTCATGAACAAGTCGTTGGCATCGAGGCGAATGGTTTCGCCGATGTCGATGCCGGCGCGGCGGAAGTAGTTCTGGTCGTAGTCGGTGGTCACCGCCTGCGCCGTCAGAATGTTGAAGATTTGCTGCGAGATGTACTGGTTAGCGTGCTTCTCCATCGCATTGACATCAATGTTCTGGATGTTGCCGTCATCGCTCTCTTCGGCGTAACGCATGATGTCGTTGGAGATCAGCATCATCGCGTTCCATGGGCGGATACGGCCCATGACGCTGGCTTCGCTGCTGTCTTCATTGGCGAAGTTGTAGGAGAAATCCCATTCCTCCGACAGGTATTTGCACAGCAGGCGTCCGGCGTTGATGTGCAGCGCCTCGGACATTTCACTGCGGTGATCGGAAATGTTCGGCAGCACGCAGATGCCGCTGGTGAAGATCGGCTCGAACACGAACGAATGCCCGCTCTTGCCGTCATGCTCGTCCATCGGCTTGGTGTCGAACGTCTTGTTCATGTACGAGTGCTGCTGGGCCAGGCCGAACTCCGAAGCCATGCCCGAACCGGTACCGCCGCCGGCACTGAAGATCGAAAAGTACAGGCGCGACTGGTTGGCCTTGATGCCGCAGCTGTCGATCAGGTACGAGTGGATCATTTTCCAGTCGGGGCTGGAGAAGCGCTGGGTGTCCTTGTTGAGGATGATCTTCGCCAGATACTGACCGAGGATCGGCGCGTTACCGGCGCCACCGGCGTGGACTTCGGACAAGTCCATGATCTTCATTTTGCTGTAGTCGCGCAGGAAGCCGCTTTTCTCGCCCTTGCGCGAAAAACGGATGCGCCCGGCGATGTCCTTGTCGAGGTCGCCGAGCATCACCAGCGGTTCGACGAGGAACACCGGTTTGCTCGATTTGTTCGGGCCGATCCGCAGATTCTGCTTGATCCACTGCGCCGGGCTGTAGCCCTTGTCGGCCAGACGCCGGTCAGCGGCGCGGTCTTCGTTGTTGAATTCGTTGAGGTAGAACTTGCGCGCGTTGTACACCAGCTCCGCGACGTCGAGGGCGATGTTCGAGCCGCAGCGACCGAGGCCGATCAGGCACACCGAGGGAAATTCCTGGTCGTTGTGCTGCTCGTTGTCGCCTTCCAGGTGTGGCGGGCGCGGGAACACCAGATCACGCAGGCCATCGAGGTTGTCGAGGATGCGGTCGGTGTTGGTTTCGGTGTAGTACAGATATTGCTGAGTGCCCAGCGGGCGCGAAGGAGGCAATGGCTTCATCGGAGCCGGGCTGTTCGCCGCAGGGCTCAGGGTCAGATCGGATACCGCAGTGGCCGGATTGTTTTTAGAAGTCATTGTGCGCCATATACCTGGACAGGGTTGGCTCGGCGACCGTTGTCATCGAGCCTCACGGAAAGAGGATCTCGCGTCTTTGACTGCGCGTATTTGGCCCGGGCGTCAGGGGCTTGGCCTGATCGTCGCGCGGGGGAATCCTTTCCTGATCGTTCATGAATCGGCCATTATTCAGTGATCTTTAATCGAAAAGAGGCAAAATGATGTCAACGCTACCTTCGTTGGGCTTTGCCGGAATCGGCCTGATGGGCCTGCCGATGTGCCGTC harbors:
- a CDS encoding branched-chain amino acid ABC transporter substrate-binding protein produces the protein MTKATKQISKLFAAMVLAGVASHSFAADTIKIGIAGPKTGPVAQYGDMQFSGAKMAIEQINAKGGVDGKKLEAVEYDDACDPKQAVAVANKVVNDGVKFVVGHLCSSSTQPASDIYEDEGVVMITPAATSPDITARGYKMVFRTIGLDSAQGPAAGNYIADHVKPKIVAVLHDKQQYGEGIATAVKATLEKKGVKVAVFEGVNAGDKDFSSIISKLKQANVDFVYYGGYHPELGLILRQSQEKGLKAKFMGPEGVGNDSISQIAKDASEGLLVTLPKSFDQDPANVALADAFKAKKEDPSGPFVFPSYSAVEVIAGGIAAAKSEDPAKVAEAIHAGTFKTPTGDLSFDAKGDLKDFKFVVYEWHFGKPKTEVSPQ
- the livH gene encoding high-affinity branched-chain amino acid ABC transporter permease LivH; the encoded protein is MPDIYHFFQQLVNGLTIGSTYALIAIGYTMVYGIIGMINFAHGEVYMIGSYVAFIAIAGLAMMGIDNVPLLMTAAFIASIVVTSSYGYSIERIAYRPLRGSNRLIPLISAIGMSIFLQNTVLLAQDSKDKSIPNLIPGNFSIGPGGAHEVLISYMQIVVFVVTLVAMLGLTLFISRSRLGRACRACAEDIKMANLLGINTNNIIALTFVIGAALAAVAAVLLSMQYGVINPNAGFLVGLKAFTAAVLGGIGSIPGAMLGGLVLGVAEAFGADIFGDQYKDVVAFGLLVLVLLFRPTGILGRPEVEKV
- a CDS encoding high-affinity branched-chain amino acid ABC transporter permease LivM, with the translated sequence MTRNLKQALFSALLVWAVAYPVLGLKLTIVGINLEVHGTSPAILATIAVCSVLMFLRVLFNQQISKAWKSSPGLPLIPAKASNFLTLPTTQRYIIIALILGALVWPFFGSRGAVDIATLILIYVMLGLGLNIVVGLAGLLDLGYVGFYAVGAYSYALLSHYYGLSFWICLPIAGLMAATFGFLLGFPVLRLRGDYLAIVTLGFGEIIRLFLRNLTDITGGPNGISNIEKPTFFGLTFERKAAEGMQTFHEYFGLEYNSINKVIFLYLVALLLALAALFIINRLLRMPIGRAWEALREDEIACRALGLNPTIIKLSAFTLGASFAGFAGSFFAARQGLVTPESFTFIESAIILAIVVLGGMGSQLGVILAAVVMILLPEMMREFSEYRMLMFGALMVLMMIWRPQGLLPMQRPHMELRK
- a CDS encoding DUF2288 domain-containing protein, producing the protein MNQEPSTLYAKLLGETASITWKELEPFFAKGALLWVDPALDLIAAAEAVAADDGEKVAAWLAEDKVAKLSETRALDIFERDPQLWAVVVSPWILIQERAGDSNVAP